A genomic region of Sulfobacillus acidophilus DSM 10332 contains the following coding sequences:
- a CDS encoding UDP-N-acetylglucosamine 2-epimerase (PFAM: UDP-N-acetylglucosamine 2-epimerase~TIGRFAM: UDP-N-acetylglucosamine 2-epimerase~COGs: COG0381 UDP-N-acetylglucosamine 2-epimerase~InterPro IPR003331~KEGG: dth:DICTH_0427 UDP-N-acetylglucosamine 2-epimerase~PFAM: UDP-N-acetylglucosamine 2-epimerase~PRIAM: UDP-N-acetylglucosamine 2-epimerase~SPTR: UDP-N-acetylglucosamine 2-epimerase;~TIGRFAM: UDP-N-acetylglucosamine 2-epimerase) yields the protein MKIVTVVGARPQFIKAWAVSPILRQEAEEILVHTGQHYDQLLSGQFFAELNLPRPDYELGVGPGSPPEQIGRMLTGLSGVLAREKPDGVLVYGDTNSTLAGALAAATMDIPVAHVEAGLRSYNRAMPEETNRVLTDHMATRLYCPTPQAVSNLAREGIQTGVLLTGDVMAVALRQMPISHDVLQRWSLRPQGYYVATIHRKENTDNRERLANLLRGLASLDHPVIWPLHPRTEQRLLAFGLDRLLVPPIRVVPPLGYREMISLVAEAQAVLTDSGGLQREAAYLGVPGYVLREETEWVELVETGQTVLVGTDPDRLRSAITARLAKAGTGDPGPEDPVGLIVADLITEWGHRHA from the coding sequence GTGAAAATTGTGACCGTAGTGGGGGCTCGGCCACAGTTTATCAAAGCGTGGGCCGTCTCACCGATTCTCCGACAAGAGGCCGAGGAGATTTTGGTGCATACGGGTCAACATTACGATCAACTGTTATCGGGGCAGTTCTTTGCGGAATTGAACTTACCGCGCCCGGACTATGAATTGGGGGTCGGTCCCGGCTCTCCGCCTGAACAGATTGGTCGGATGCTGACCGGTCTGAGCGGGGTTTTGGCCCGGGAAAAGCCCGACGGTGTGCTGGTCTACGGCGATACCAATTCGACCTTGGCGGGCGCCTTGGCGGCGGCCACGATGGACATTCCGGTGGCTCATGTCGAAGCCGGGCTTAGGAGCTATAACCGGGCCATGCCGGAAGAAACCAATCGGGTTCTCACCGATCACATGGCGACCCGGCTCTATTGTCCTACCCCACAAGCGGTAAGCAATCTCGCCCGGGAGGGCATTCAAACCGGGGTCCTGTTGACCGGTGATGTGATGGCAGTGGCGCTTCGGCAGATGCCGATATCGCATGACGTATTACAACGGTGGTCGCTTCGTCCCCAAGGCTATTATGTGGCGACGATTCATCGCAAGGAGAACACGGATAATCGGGAGCGTCTGGCGAATCTCTTGCGCGGGTTGGCGTCACTTGATCACCCGGTGATTTGGCCCTTGCATCCCCGCACGGAGCAACGGCTTTTGGCTTTTGGGCTAGACCGGTTGCTGGTTCCTCCCATTCGAGTGGTGCCGCCCCTCGGTTATCGTGAGATGATTAGTCTAGTGGCCGAAGCTCAGGCGGTGTTAACCGATTCCGGCGGACTTCAGCGGGAGGCCGCTTATTTGGGCGTGCCCGGGTATGTGCTGCGGGAGGAAACCGAGTGGGTGGAATTGGTGGAGACCGGTCAAACCGTGCTCGTCGGGACCGATCCGGATCGCTTAAGATCGGCGATTACGGCACGGTTAGCCAAAGCCGGTACGGGCGATCCGGGACCGGAAGACCCGGTCGGCCTGATTGTGGCCGATCTGATTACTGAGTGGGGGCATCGCCATGCGTGA
- a CDS encoding DegT/DnrJ/EryC1/StrS aminotransferase (PFAM: DegT/DnrJ/EryC1/StrS aminotransferase family~COGs: COG0399 pyridoxal phosphate-dependent enzyme apparently involved in regulation of cell wall biogenesis~InterPro IPR000653~KEGG: gya:GYMC52_3290 glutamine--scyllo-inositol transaminase~PFAM: DegT/DnrJ/EryC1/StrS aminotransferase~SPTR: Glutamine--scyllo-inositol transaminase) yields MRIPAFDLSRQTRQLESELQAAIAEVALSGQFILGPAVTRFEQTFGEAFGVHAIGVANGSDALYLALRALDIGPGDEVITTPFTFFATAGSVLRTGAHPVFTDIQLDTFNMDPVEASAHVSPRTRAMLPVHLFGLMADVDTLRVRFRGPVIEDAAQAIGARFHGQWAGAVGDMAGFSFFPTKNLGAWGDAGMVTTKTPGLADKVRMLRVHGSRQKYHHEALGINSRLDTLQAAVLSVKFTHWPEWTARRQALAARYTAYLKDLGVSEVVPPTIPSEAEHVFHQYTIRADRRDALQAYLKDQGIGSTVYYPVPLHLQPILQDLGYRKGQFPHAEEASRTVLSLPMFPELTEDEVDQVVETIARFYGHGGTR; encoded by the coding sequence ATGCGGATCCCGGCATTTGATTTATCCCGGCAAACCCGCCAACTCGAGTCGGAATTACAGGCGGCGATTGCCGAGGTGGCCTTATCGGGCCAGTTTATTTTGGGACCGGCGGTCACCCGGTTTGAACAAACCTTTGGGGAAGCGTTCGGCGTCCACGCCATCGGCGTGGCCAACGGTTCGGACGCGCTTTATTTGGCGCTGCGTGCCTTGGACATCGGACCGGGGGATGAGGTTATCACGACCCCTTTTACATTTTTTGCCACGGCCGGAAGTGTTCTGAGGACAGGCGCTCACCCGGTCTTTACTGACATCCAACTGGATACGTTTAATATGGATCCGGTTGAAGCATCGGCCCATGTTTCCCCCCGGACACGGGCGATGCTGCCGGTCCATCTTTTTGGGCTGATGGCGGATGTGGACACGTTACGGGTACGGTTTCGCGGACCCGTGATCGAAGATGCGGCCCAAGCCATCGGAGCCCGATTTCATGGACAATGGGCGGGGGCCGTGGGGGATATGGCCGGATTCAGCTTTTTTCCGACCAAAAATCTTGGGGCTTGGGGGGATGCCGGGATGGTGACCACGAAGACCCCGGGGTTGGCCGACAAGGTCCGGATGCTCCGGGTACACGGGTCTCGCCAAAAATATCACCATGAAGCGTTAGGTATTAATTCCCGTTTAGACACTCTCCAAGCGGCCGTCTTATCGGTGAAATTTACGCACTGGCCTGAGTGGACGGCACGCCGTCAAGCCCTGGCCGCCCGCTATACGGCGTATTTAAAGGATTTGGGGGTCAGTGAAGTGGTGCCCCCGACCATTCCGTCCGAAGCGGAGCACGTGTTTCATCAATATACCATCCGTGCCGACCGGCGTGATGCGCTGCAGGCGTATCTGAAAGATCAGGGGATTGGTTCGACCGTCTATTATCCCGTGCCGCTCCATTTGCAGCCGATCCTCCAGGATTTGGGGTATCGTAAAGGCCAATTTCCTCATGCGGAAGAAGCCAGTCGAACCGTTTTGTCACTCCCCATGTTTCCCGAATTAACGGAGGATGAGGTTGACCAGGTGGTGGAAACTATCGCACGGTTTTATGGACATGGAGGAACGCGGTGA
- a CDS encoding transferase hexapeptide repeat containing protein (COGs: COG1044 UDP-3-O-(3-hydroxymyristoyl)~InterPro IPR001451~KEGG: gct:GC56T3_3175 acetyltransferase~PFAM: Bacterial transferase hexapeptide repeat~SPTR: Transferase hexapeptide repeat containing protein) yields the protein MAFKQGIGCVIDPGATIGEDVTLGHYVVVHAGVVIEDGVIVGDGTILGKMPQAARTSTLKTTELGPLVIGQGTVIGAHAILYRGSVIGPECYIADSAQIRERCELGQRVLVGHLATIENDTRVGDFTKLQTGVYLTAKSEVEDHVFLAPMVTTTNDPYIARTEARHQAIRGPRIRRAARVGGGAVLLPGVEIGQEALVAAGAVVTRDVPPYRVVMGVPARVVRHTPAEQWLFAPEKGDDL from the coding sequence ATGGCGTTTAAACAAGGCATCGGTTGCGTCATCGATCCGGGCGCGACTATTGGTGAAGATGTCACATTAGGTCACTACGTGGTGGTCCATGCGGGAGTGGTGATTGAGGACGGCGTGATCGTCGGTGACGGCACCATTCTCGGCAAAATGCCGCAGGCCGCTCGTACCAGCACATTAAAGACGACGGAATTGGGGCCTTTGGTGATCGGGCAAGGCACCGTCATTGGAGCGCATGCCATTTTGTATCGAGGGAGCGTCATCGGTCCGGAATGTTACATTGCGGACAGTGCGCAAATTCGCGAACGCTGTGAATTGGGTCAACGCGTCCTGGTCGGCCATCTCGCGACGATAGAAAATGACACGCGTGTCGGGGACTTTACGAAATTACAAACCGGGGTCTATCTCACGGCCAAAAGTGAGGTCGAGGATCATGTGTTTTTGGCCCCGATGGTGACGACAACCAATGATCCCTATATCGCGCGAACCGAGGCGCGCCATCAGGCGATCCGCGGACCGCGGATCCGACGGGCGGCCCGGGTGGGCGGGGGCGCGGTCTTACTGCCCGGTGTCGAGATTGGGCAAGAAGCGTTGGTGGCGGCCGGGGCGGTGGTGACCCGAGACGTACCGCCCTACCGTGTCGTTATGGGCGTGCCGGCCCGGGTGGTGCGCCATACGCCAGCCGAACAATGGCTGTTTGCGCCGGAAAAAGGAGACGATTTATAA
- a CDS encoding oxidoreductase domain protein (PFAM: Oxidoreductase family, NAD-binding Rossmann fold; Oxidoreductase family, C-terminal alpha/beta domain~COGs: COG0673 dehydrogenase and related protein~InterPro IPR000683:IPR004104~KEGG: gct:GC56T3_3177 oxidoreductase domain protein~PFAM: Oxidoreductase, N-terminal; Oxidoreductase, C-terminal~SPTR: Oxidoreductase domain protein) gives MRPKLALVGCGKIGQKHLQALVHSNIAELVATVDVDIERARAAAVPFDARSYPSLESLLALEPIDAVIIATPSGTHRALTEMALRRGLHVMVEKPLALTGQDATAMVELARQKGRVLTVTQFNRLLPAVSHAIHAYKDGRLGRILEGGVSVRWARPQAYYDQAPWRGTRAMDGGVLFNQAIHALDVLLQFVDPVVEVFAYAATLTHKIEAEDTVAGVMRTRSGALLTVNATTSVAETNLEERVVVVGETGALAIGPTPQQLEFWRVPGDDEALTRQTLAERPARPGWQSHLEALSDFVNAIVEGLPSQLTGASAIPVIRVIEALIQSAMNHRPVSLEEGQAANGV, from the coding sequence ATGCGTCCGAAATTGGCATTGGTGGGCTGCGGCAAGATTGGGCAGAAACATTTGCAGGCGTTGGTCCATAGCAATATCGCCGAGTTGGTGGCAACCGTCGATGTGGACATCGAGCGGGCGCGAGCGGCCGCGGTCCCTTTCGATGCGCGCAGTTATCCGTCCCTGGAAAGCCTATTAGCGCTGGAACCGATTGACGCGGTAATCATTGCGACGCCGTCGGGGACCCACCGGGCTCTCACCGAAATGGCGTTACGGCGTGGATTGCATGTAATGGTGGAAAAACCGCTGGCACTAACCGGTCAAGACGCGACGGCGATGGTGGAATTGGCGCGGCAAAAAGGTCGGGTCCTGACGGTCACGCAATTTAACCGCCTGTTGCCGGCGGTGTCGCACGCCATTCACGCCTATAAAGACGGGAGGCTGGGCCGTATTCTCGAGGGGGGCGTATCGGTCCGTTGGGCACGGCCCCAAGCCTACTACGATCAAGCCCCTTGGCGAGGGACGCGGGCGATGGACGGGGGCGTGTTATTTAACCAGGCGATTCATGCCTTAGACGTGTTGCTGCAGTTTGTCGACCCCGTCGTCGAGGTGTTTGCCTATGCCGCGACCCTGACTCATAAAATTGAGGCGGAAGATACGGTGGCCGGCGTGATGCGAACACGCTCAGGCGCTTTATTGACGGTCAATGCGACCACGTCGGTGGCGGAAACCAATTTGGAAGAGCGCGTGGTGGTGGTCGGCGAAACCGGGGCCCTCGCCATTGGTCCGACCCCCCAACAACTCGAGTTTTGGCGCGTACCGGGCGACGACGAGGCGCTTACACGTCAGACGCTGGCCGAACGGCCTGCGCGACCCGGCTGGCAAAGCCATCTGGAAGCCTTAAGCGATTTCGTCAATGCGATTGTGGAGGGGTTGCCGTCCCAATTGACGGGAGCCAGTGCGATTCCGGTGATTCGGGTGATCGAGGCGTTAATTCAATCGGCCATGAACCATCGGCCGGTATCATTGGAGGAGGGACAGGCGGCGAATGGCGTTTAA
- a CDS encoding nucleotide sugar dehydrogenase (PFAM: UDP-glucose/GDP-mannose dehydrogenase family, NAD binding domain; UDP-glucose/GDP-mannose dehydrogenase family, central domain; UDP-glucose/GDP-mannose dehydrogenase family, UDP binding domain~TIGRFAM: nucleotide sugar dehydrogenase~COGs: COG0677 UDP-N-acetyl-D-mannosaminuronate dehydrogenase~InterPro IPR017476:IPR001732:IPR014026:IPR014027~KEGG: dhd:Dhaf_4504 nucleotide sugar dehydrogenase~PFAM: UDP-glucose/GDP-mannose dehydrogenase, N-terminal; UDP-glucose/GDP-mannose dehydrogenase, dimerisation; UDP-glucose/GDP-mannose dehydrogenase, C-terminal~PRIAM: UDP-glucose 6-dehydrogenase~SPTR: Putative uncharacterized protein;~TIGRFAM: Nucleotide sugar dehydrogenase), protein MPSDPDLKYFRQLMERIQTHDAQVGIVGLGYVGLPLAVAHAEAGFSVIGLDDNPVKVDRINRGENYIPDVDDDVLRQLVKEDKIRATGDYRQLTAADVIIICVPTPLTVNKEPDLSYILQVANRVRQIMRPGQLVVLESTTYPGTTEEVLQPILETSGLAIGREFFLAFSPERVDPGREDYQTQNTPKLVGGVTERCQAVATAFYRESIATVVPVSSPKVAELSKVFENTYRAVNIALVNELALLCDRMGLNVWEVLDAAATKPFGIQIFRPGPGVGGHCIPLDPFYLAWKAREYDFSTRFIELAGEINLRMPYFVVDKVARALNERGKPLKGSRVLLLGIAYKEDIDDERESPALKVYELLQGQGADVSYHDPYIPVVKPHAFFAREIRSVELTDSRLEAADAVVITTGHRIFDYQHIVDKSALVVDTRNATRQVRTGREKIVLL, encoded by the coding sequence GTGCCATCCGATCCTGATCTAAAATATTTCCGGCAATTGATGGAACGGATTCAAACTCATGACGCCCAGGTGGGCATCGTGGGGTTGGGTTACGTGGGCTTGCCGTTGGCCGTCGCCCATGCCGAGGCCGGTTTTTCGGTTATCGGGTTGGACGATAATCCGGTCAAAGTCGATCGGATTAACCGGGGAGAAAATTATATACCCGATGTCGATGACGACGTTTTACGTCAACTCGTCAAAGAGGACAAGATCCGGGCAACGGGAGACTACCGGCAACTGACGGCAGCCGACGTTATCATTATTTGTGTGCCGACGCCACTGACCGTCAATAAGGAGCCGGATCTGTCCTATATTCTGCAAGTGGCGAACCGGGTGCGACAGATTATGCGTCCGGGTCAATTGGTGGTGTTAGAAAGCACGACCTACCCCGGTACTACCGAAGAGGTGTTGCAACCGATTTTGGAGACCAGTGGTCTGGCCATTGGCCGGGAGTTTTTCTTAGCCTTTTCTCCTGAACGGGTCGATCCCGGCCGCGAAGATTACCAGACCCAAAATACCCCCAAACTGGTCGGAGGCGTTACCGAACGTTGCCAAGCCGTGGCGACGGCCTTTTATCGCGAATCGATTGCGACCGTTGTGCCGGTCAGTTCGCCGAAAGTGGCCGAGCTCTCGAAAGTCTTTGAAAACACCTATCGCGCGGTCAACATCGCTTTAGTCAATGAGTTGGCGTTGTTGTGCGATCGGATGGGCCTGAATGTCTGGGAGGTGTTGGATGCGGCGGCCACCAAACCGTTTGGCATTCAAATTTTCCGGCCCGGTCCGGGGGTGGGGGGCCACTGTATCCCGCTCGATCCCTTCTATTTGGCGTGGAAAGCGCGAGAATATGATTTTTCGACCCGTTTTATCGAATTGGCGGGAGAAATTAACCTGCGCATGCCCTATTTTGTGGTCGATAAAGTGGCCCGGGCTTTGAACGAGCGCGGTAAACCGCTAAAAGGCAGTCGCGTTTTATTGTTGGGCATCGCTTACAAAGAAGACATTGACGACGAACGGGAGTCCCCGGCGCTTAAAGTCTACGAGTTACTGCAAGGGCAAGGGGCCGACGTGTCTTATCATGATCCGTATATTCCGGTCGTCAAACCGCACGCGTTTTTTGCACGGGAAATTCGGTCGGTGGAACTCACGGACAGCCGCTTAGAGGCGGCGGATGCGGTCGTTATTACAACCGGGCATCGTATTTTCGATTATCAACATATTGTGGATAAATCCGCATTGGTTGTGGATACCCGTAATGCGACGCGTCAGGTGCGGACGGGACGGGAAAAAATCGTCCTGTTATAA
- a CDS encoding polysaccharide biosynthesis protein CapD (PFAM: Polysaccharide biosynthesis protein~COGs: COG1086 nucleoside-diphosphate sugar epimerase~InterPro IPR003869~KEGG: dsy:DSY3347 hypothetical protein~PFAM: Polysaccharide biosynthesis protein CapD-like~SPTR: Putative uncharacterized protein): MAQKLIYYMKIWVAMMADAVLVNVAVYLALYLRFDTPRIPVFYLDPYLRVAPYFTVATVLLLWVTRIYHRLWRYASWRDAQVLILSLFGSSVMLGLALFISRTAHYSRAVYLLYALFAVALLGGWRFLLRSFYDISWSPRSRARERVLIVGAGKAGQLVAEELLRHPEVGLAVGFLDDDMQKVGFQIGPLKVLGTTHDIRTIVRDHQIDQVLLAMPSASGRVIRPLVEECRDLGIKVRILPAINQMIGGQVSVRQIRDVQIEDLLQREPAVIDLGEIAGYITGRVVMVTGAGGTIGSELARQVAPFAPRQLVLLGLDETSIFEIDRDMRLRFPDVPVVPIVADLRDRGRLERIFGAYRPQVIFHAAAHKHVPLMEQQPDEAIDNNVAALWQLADMSHRQGVETFVFISTDKAVNPTSVYGATKRIGELLVRVYASRSSTRFVTVRFGNVLGSRGSVIPIFQQQIAQGGPVTVTHPDMVRYFMTVSEACQLVIQAGAMGSSGEIYVLDMGEPIRILDLATNLIRLSGLRPGVDIDIVFTGIRPGEKLYEELLTAEDETRTTRHERIFVHNEPPVNASDMLGKIETLIRRAADVSRPELMALIQAIVPEYQPALKSRVITAEEGTTRAIRS, translated from the coding sequence GTGGCTCAAAAATTAATCTATTATATGAAAATATGGGTGGCCATGATGGCGGATGCCGTTTTGGTCAATGTTGCCGTATATTTGGCATTATATCTTCGATTTGATACTCCCCGCATACCGGTTTTCTATTTGGATCCGTATTTGCGCGTCGCACCCTATTTTACCGTGGCCACCGTTTTGTTGCTGTGGGTTACGCGGATTTACCACCGGCTTTGGCGTTATGCCAGCTGGCGCGACGCCCAAGTGCTGATTTTGTCGTTGTTCGGTAGCAGCGTCATGTTAGGACTGGCGCTCTTTATTTCCCGCACCGCCCATTACTCACGGGCCGTTTATTTGCTCTATGCGTTGTTTGCGGTGGCGTTGTTGGGCGGGTGGCGGTTTTTGCTCCGATCGTTTTACGACATCAGTTGGTCCCCCCGGTCGCGAGCACGCGAGAGAGTACTCATCGTGGGAGCCGGAAAGGCCGGCCAATTAGTCGCCGAAGAGCTTTTGCGGCATCCCGAGGTCGGGCTCGCGGTGGGATTCTTGGACGACGATATGCAGAAAGTCGGTTTTCAGATTGGTCCCCTCAAAGTCTTGGGTACCACGCACGATATTCGGACGATTGTCCGCGATCACCAAATTGACCAAGTATTATTGGCGATGCCGTCGGCTTCCGGTCGCGTGATTCGCCCATTGGTGGAAGAATGTCGCGATTTGGGGATCAAAGTACGGATTTTACCGGCGATTAATCAAATGATTGGGGGCCAAGTGTCGGTTCGACAAATCCGTGACGTGCAGATTGAGGATTTGTTACAGCGGGAACCGGCGGTCATCGATTTGGGGGAAATCGCCGGCTATATTACCGGCCGCGTGGTGATGGTCACCGGCGCCGGCGGTACCATCGGATCCGAATTGGCACGGCAAGTTGCGCCTTTTGCACCCCGGCAACTGGTGTTGTTGGGGTTGGACGAAACGTCGATTTTTGAAATCGATCGGGATATGCGACTCCGGTTTCCGGATGTGCCGGTGGTGCCGATTGTGGCGGATCTACGGGATCGCGGTCGATTAGAGCGTATTTTCGGAGCCTACCGCCCCCAAGTCATTTTTCATGCGGCGGCCCATAAGCATGTTCCGTTAATGGAACAACAACCCGACGAAGCGATTGACAATAATGTGGCCGCTTTATGGCAATTGGCCGACATGAGCCATCGACAAGGGGTCGAAACTTTTGTCTTTATCTCGACCGACAAGGCCGTCAACCCGACGAGCGTCTACGGAGCGACCAAACGCATCGGCGAACTTTTGGTGCGGGTTTATGCCAGCCGTTCTTCGACTCGTTTCGTGACCGTGCGATTTGGCAACGTACTGGGGTCGCGCGGCAGCGTGATTCCCATTTTTCAACAGCAGATTGCTCAGGGCGGGCCGGTGACGGTGACCCATCCGGACATGGTGCGATATTTTATGACGGTTTCCGAGGCGTGTCAGTTGGTGATTCAGGCCGGGGCCATGGGCAGTAGCGGGGAGATTTATGTGTTGGATATGGGGGAACCGATTCGCATCTTAGACTTGGCCACCAACTTGATTCGCCTCTCCGGGCTTCGGCCGGGGGTCGATATCGACATTGTTTTTACCGGCATTCGACCCGGCGAAAAGCTTTATGAAGAATTGCTCACCGCGGAAGACGAGACCCGGACCACCCGTCATGAACGCATTTTTGTTCATAACGAGCCCCCCGTCAACGCGTCGGATATGTTGGGCAAGATTGAAACCTTGATTCGACGGGCAGCTGACGTCTCACGGCCGGAATTGATGGCGCTCATTCAAGCGATTGTGCCGGAGTATCAACCGGCCCTGAAATCGCGTGTCATTACAGCGGAGGAGGGAACCACCCGTGCCATCCGATCCTGA